The following proteins are co-located in the Acidimicrobiales bacterium genome:
- a CDS encoding phosphatidylinositol mannoside acyltransferase, with product MSSRELRLYRFGASVSRRLPLRSLISVAEVIGFGVGARRSPKARALAANLAVVRPELDEPAIDELVRAAMASYARYWAETLRMPDLPAATLERGLRVTGYEHIRSARANGQGPILALPHLGGWEWAAAYLGRVAEIPVSAVVERLQPDDLFEWFTELRSSYGVQVIPADGSAFAALTEAVRQRHVVCLLSDRDLAGGGIEVDFFGRSTTLPAGPAMLARRTGAPLHPCAVYFAVSDEQDQRLGHHCVIGDRIDVDPSARLKPELARVTQRIATELERLIDRAPDQWHVLEPLFDQG from the coding sequence GTGTCGAGTAGGGAGCTGCGGCTCTATCGATTCGGCGCCTCGGTCAGCCGGCGGCTGCCCCTCCGGTCGCTGATCTCGGTCGCGGAAGTGATCGGTTTCGGTGTGGGCGCTCGACGTTCGCCGAAGGCTCGTGCGCTTGCCGCCAACCTCGCGGTCGTCCGCCCCGAGCTCGACGAGCCAGCGATCGACGAGCTGGTGAGAGCCGCGATGGCGTCGTACGCCAGGTACTGGGCCGAGACCCTTCGTATGCCCGACCTCCCTGCGGCCACGCTCGAACGAGGGTTGCGAGTCACTGGCTACGAACACATCCGTTCCGCTCGGGCCAACGGGCAGGGCCCGATCCTGGCCCTTCCCCATCTCGGCGGGTGGGAGTGGGCGGCTGCCTATCTCGGACGGGTGGCGGAGATCCCGGTGAGTGCCGTGGTCGAACGGCTCCAGCCCGACGATCTCTTCGAGTGGTTCACCGAGCTGCGATCGTCGTACGGCGTCCAGGTCATCCCGGCCGACGGTTCGGCGTTTGCGGCGTTGACCGAGGCCGTCCGCCAGCGTCACGTCGTCTGTCTGCTCAGCGATCGAGATCTGGCGGGCGGCGGGATCGAGGTCGACTTCTTCGGCCGCTCGACCACCCTGCCAGCCGGCCCGGCGATGCTGGCCCGGCGAACCGGCGCGCCGCTGCACCCCTGTGCCGTCTACTTCGCCGTGTCCGACGAACAGGACCAGCGGCTCGGGCACCACTGCGTGATCGGCGATCGCATCGACGTCGACCCGTCGGCGCGACTCAAGCCCGAGCTGGCGAGAGTGACCCAGCGCATCGCCACCGAACTCGAGCGGCTGATCGACCGCGCACCCGACCAGTGGCACGTGCTCGAGCCACTCTTTGATCAGGGCTGA
- a CDS encoding CDP-alcohol phosphatidyltransferase family protein produces MFDGSFRTNFEKVVSPIGSTLNRVGVSPDLITALGVAMAAGCAVAIGTGNFRVAFLLLVLTGLPDALDGAVAKAGGTSGPRGAYFDSVSDRLSDGLMFAGAGWYLAGGGGGYDPRMALLPFGLYIAASLVSYQRAKAESLGFDARGGLMERAERFVVLGLGLLFNEFFVPVLWLMLALTAATAAFRFVKVWKQASVGRPMPARSPSAARRRQARAARRSRRSPVRSRRQP; encoded by the coding sequence ATGTTCGACGGCTCGTTCCGCACCAACTTCGAGAAGGTCGTGTCGCCCATCGGCAGCACGCTGAACCGAGTGGGTGTCTCACCCGATCTCATCACGGCGCTCGGTGTGGCCATGGCCGCCGGTTGCGCCGTTGCCATCGGCACCGGCAACTTCCGCGTGGCGTTCCTGTTACTCGTGCTCACCGGTCTGCCCGACGCACTCGACGGGGCGGTGGCCAAAGCCGGCGGCACGTCCGGCCCGAGGGGCGCGTATTTCGACTCGGTCTCGGATCGACTGAGCGACGGTCTGATGTTCGCCGGCGCCGGTTGGTACCTGGCGGGCGGCGGTGGGGGCTACGACCCGCGCATGGCGTTGCTGCCCTTCGGCCTCTACATCGCGGCTTCATTGGTGTCGTATCAGCGGGCCAAGGCGGAATCGCTGGGCTTCGACGCTCGCGGTGGTCTCATGGAGCGGGCCGAGCGGTTCGTCGTGCTCGGCCTCGGGCTGTTGTTCAACGAATTCTTCGTTCCGGTGCTCTGGCTGATGCTCGCCCTGACGGCGGCCACCGCTGCCTTCCGCTTCGTGAAGGTGTGGAAGCAGGCCAGCGTCGGTCGACCCATGCCGGCCCGGTCGCCATCGGCGGCCCGCCGTCGCCAGGCTCGCGCCGCCCGGCGGAGCCGTCGCTCGCCGGTTCGCAGCCGCCGCCAGCCCTGA
- a CDS encoding HIT domain-containing protein has product MGDLDRLWAGWKLAAFGTGNAADGQPLNEPARVAGRSLFESIEQSGLPDDQTYIVWRGERTFCVLNVFPYTSGHCMVLPIAKAASIDELDAETFDELWRTVRLASQAIRTAFRPQGLNIGVNEGEAGGGSEPDHLHVHVVPRWNADTNFMTAIAETRVLPMTLRDTWARLREAWPESLPFPT; this is encoded by the coding sequence ATGGGTGACCTCGATCGCCTGTGGGCGGGCTGGAAGCTCGCGGCCTTCGGCACCGGCAATGCCGCCGACGGTCAACCGCTGAACGAGCCCGCTCGGGTGGCGGGACGATCGCTCTTCGAGTCGATCGAACAGTCCGGCTTGCCCGACGATCAGACCTACATCGTGTGGCGGGGAGAGCGGACGTTCTGCGTGCTCAACGTGTTCCCGTACACCTCGGGCCACTGCATGGTGTTGCCGATCGCCAAGGCGGCGAGCATCGACGAGCTCGATGCCGAGACCTTCGACGAACTGTGGCGCACGGTGCGTCTGGCTTCACAGGCGATTCGCACCGCGTTCCGGCCCCAGGGGCTCAACATCGGGGTCAACGAGGGCGAAGCCGGTGGGGGATCCGAGCCCGACCACCTGCACGTGCACGTCGTGCCTCGTTGGAACGCCGACACCAACTTCATGACGGCGATCGCCGAGACCCGAGTGTTGCCGATGACCTTGCGCGACACCTGGGCACGACTACGTGAAGCGTGGCCCGAGTCGTTACCGTTCCCGACGTGA
- a CDS encoding glycosyltransferase family 4 protein: MRVGMICPYSMGVWGGVQAQVLGLARSMRARGIDVQVLAPCDGLPPEPWITPLGNSMPYAQNGSYAPVAPDPAAQLRALGAIWDERFDLLHLHEPLAPGPTLTALVVKPVPLVGTFHASGEISVYRYLRPLLRRLVTRLDVRVAVSDEAARMASRHLGSDYEVLFNGIDVARFANAAPAPTGGPTVFFLARHEPRKGLAVLLEASRQLPENVTVWIGGTGPETAALREANADNPRLMWMGPMSEVDKLAAIAAADVFCVPSLGGESFGVVLLEGMAAGTPVVASDIDAYRLTSRNGTDAGLFAVGDADALARAIERALERSPEVVHQIERGRERAQEFSMDRLVDAYLERYERLLG, from the coding sequence GTGCGTGTCGGCATGATCTGCCCCTACAGCATGGGCGTGTGGGGCGGTGTCCAGGCGCAGGTTCTGGGGCTTGCCCGGTCGATGCGAGCGCGCGGCATCGACGTCCAGGTGCTTGCCCCATGCGATGGTCTGCCGCCCGAACCCTGGATCACTCCGCTCGGCAACTCGATGCCCTACGCCCAGAACGGGTCGTACGCGCCGGTCGCTCCCGATCCCGCGGCCCAGCTCCGGGCGCTCGGGGCGATCTGGGACGAACGCTTCGACCTGCTCCACCTGCACGAACCACTGGCGCCTGGACCCACGCTCACGGCGCTTGTCGTGAAGCCGGTGCCGCTGGTCGGCACCTTCCACGCCAGTGGTGAGATCTCCGTCTATCGCTACCTGCGCCCACTTCTGCGGCGCCTCGTGACCCGACTCGACGTTCGCGTCGCCGTCAGCGACGAGGCCGCCCGAATGGCCAGCCGGCATCTCGGGAGCGACTACGAGGTGCTGTTCAACGGCATCGACGTGGCCCGCTTCGCCAACGCTGCGCCGGCGCCGACCGGCGGCCCCACCGTCTTCTTCCTCGCTCGCCACGAACCCCGGAAGGGTCTGGCGGTCCTGCTGGAAGCGTCGCGACAGTTGCCCGAGAACGTCACCGTGTGGATCGGTGGGACGGGACCCGAAACGGCGGCGCTGCGAGAGGCCAACGCCGACAATCCCCGGCTGATGTGGATGGGTCCCATGTCGGAGGTCGACAAGCTGGCAGCCATCGCAGCGGCCGACGTTTTCTGTGTCCCGTCGCTCGGGGGCGAGAGCTTCGGGGTGGTCCTTCTCGAGGGAATGGCGGCCGGAACACCCGTGGTCGCGAGCGACATCGACGCGTATCGGCTCACCAGTCGCAACGGCACCGACGCCGGTCTCTTCGCCGTCGGCGATGCCGATGCGCTGGCGCGGGCGATCGAACGGGCGCTGGAACGCTCGCCCGAGGTGGTCCACCAGATCGAACGTGGCCGGGAACGGGCCCAGGAGTTCTCGATGGATCGCCTCGTCGACGCCTATCTCGAGCGTTACGAACGCCTTCTCGGGTAG